A region of Actinomycetota bacterium DNA encodes the following proteins:
- the tsaB gene encoding tRNA (adenosine(37)-N6)-threonylcarbamoyltransferase complex dimerization subunit type 1 TsaB, giving the protein MVMLAVDTSSAATSVALLDGDDLIAHEVHVDARNHAEVLAVMVERALLGAGRPRITAVSCGVGPGAYTGLRVGVSSAQAYGLGWEVPVYGVCSLDAMALAASDAVAGPFACAIDARRREIYWAQYDATGSRMQGPFVTAPNDIDGAVRELPWFGDIAMAYAEQLHSESAETVPYPDARDIGRFALHHLGLGQAIDLTQIELSVHGHDLGATAAALLGHSLLRPLPLYVRRPDAVEPVR; this is encoded by the coding sequence ATGGTGATGCTCGCTGTGGATACCTCTTCAGCAGCGACATCAGTCGCGCTGCTTGATGGCGATGACCTCATTGCTCATGAAGTTCATGTCGATGCTCGCAATCACGCAGAGGTGCTGGCCGTGATGGTTGAGCGCGCCTTGCTTGGTGCCGGTCGACCGCGCATCACTGCAGTTTCTTGCGGAGTGGGGCCGGGTGCGTATACCGGTCTGCGTGTCGGGGTCAGTTCGGCGCAGGCCTATGGCTTGGGCTGGGAAGTTCCGGTTTACGGAGTGTGCTCACTTGATGCCATGGCGCTCGCAGCCTCGGACGCCGTCGCCGGTCCTTTCGCGTGCGCGATTGATGCACGTCGCCGTGAGATCTACTGGGCGCAGTACGACGCAACAGGTTCGCGAATGCAGGGTCCCTTCGTTACGGCCCCAAATGACATCGATGGCGCAGTACGTGAACTGCCTTGGTTCGGGGATATTGCGATGGCCTATGCCGAGCAGTTGCACAGTGAAAGTGCCGAGACCGTGCCCTACCCCGATGCCCGCGATATTGGTCGTTTTGCCTTGCACCATCTTGGGCTGGGGCAAGCCATTGACTTGACACAGATTGAACTCTCCGTACACGGCCATGACCTCGGAGCAACAGCCGCAGCCTTGCTCGGTCATTCGCTGCTACGGCCGCTGCCACTCTATGTACGACGCCCAGATGCGGTTGAGCCCGTGAGAT